From Camelina sativa cultivar DH55 chromosome 5, Cs, whole genome shotgun sequence:
aaaaaaaaaaaatagatccaACATGGAACAGAATTGAGAAATACCACTGGAACTTACGGAGTTTTGTAAAGACtagaaaaaaagtaatttcATTTTCACCTATGATATTACATATTCCAATTCGATTGCATACcattaaaaatttattcatcATTGGATCTGTTCGAGCAgataaacatataataaatagaaaactttttttttaaccactttactttttcatgtatttgtatttcattgtttaaaaaaagatttgcagAAAAGAGATTGATTTTTCCCTATTTTGAATAGAATAGTTAGAATATCAAAAAATTGAAGTAGGTAAGaaaacttgtgtttttttatttattaatttttttattattaaaataaaaaagaatgcacagatatatatgtctctttttcttcttttattgtggTACAGTTCTATTTGGGACAGCACATGCTGTGCTTTATCAAAAAGGAAATGTTCTCTTCAAGTCAAgggaaaaattgaaatataaaaatttattgagaATTACTCCTCAAAAGCATCCCTAGAGAGATAAAATACCCCATTATAGAGCTATAGCTCTATAACACAACATAACGTATGTTCTGATTCTGGGGTTTACATATACTCATAATTACTGTTATAATtgaaattgaagaagatttctttttaattgaaaaaaactcaatatagatgagttataaatgtatttctaatgattttcttaatattattagaaataaaaaaaagtagattttaattttaattcaaaaaaggTAATGAATTTACAGTCAATAGTTAATGGTTCTGGTTTGTACTAGATTCTATATTTTGTGacttaaaatctatatatatatttttttcggagttgaaaaagaaaattggaaTCTAGTTTCTATCGTTTTGGCGGCATGGCCGAGTGGTAAGGCGGGGGACTGCAAATCCTTTTTCCCCAGTTCAAATCCGGGTGCCGCCTCAACAACAGACTTTAAATATCAAACGTAGGAAAAGACTCTTGATACTTTCTTTTCGTTATTCTAAGCCCCCGGCTCTCGAGGTTCTATTATCTAACCTAAAGTTTTGCCTATCAGATTCAAGGAAAACTTCAAGTAGTGGAGGGCAATCTGTAAATCTTTACTTGCCACTACTAATTTAGTTCCATTTACTGAGTTTTCAATTAGATTGGATATCCAGAGAgggaatttaattaataattttggaaAGGACCTAAGATACTTTGGATCTAGACTCATGAAAGTCTCGGAATACTCAGACATTCAATAAATATTAGATTAGATTAAGAATTGCCTTTCATNNNNNNNNNNNNNNNNNNNNNNNNNNNNNNNNNNNNNNNNNNNNNNNNNNNNNNNNNNNNNNNNNNNNNNNNNNNNNNNNNNNNNNNNNNNNNNNNNNNNATGTTGGTTCGTTCGAACCATATAAACTTATACCTAAAACTCCTATTCTCTTTTCAAGCTGCGGTAGTGACCGGTTTATCTCAGTTCAACTTATGTAAAGAGTCTGGAAAGCAAGAGGATGCTGctgatcatcatcattacaTTGTTATACAAAACTCATCTGAAAAACTGAATCCCAAGGAGAAGTTAAGTCCAAGAAACACAGCTTACAAGGGCGTGAAACCTCCTCCTGCAACGAAACATTGTTCTGTTTCTGACCGAAGTAGCTTAGATGGTAAAAGCAGGTTGAAGGAGTCAGCAAGTCTAGCGGACGAGCTAGTCAGAGTTTCGAGCCAATGGTTCTTGAAATACTTGGAGAACTCACTGAACAAAGGGACtttcttggtgaagaaggaagaaacaaaTGGAAAAGACTCTCTTCTCGTCCACCTAAAAGCAGTAAACCATTGGCTCGATGATCTGATCTTAAACAGAACTGAAACCAACGAGAAAGTCGAAGATTTAAGAAAGAAGCTGCAACGGTTTCTACTTGAGCATATTGAATTTGCCATCGGGGAAACTCGGTAACATAATCGTAATTCAGTAAACCAATGACTCTTTGGATTGattatatgaacaaaaaaaacttacaagtttCTAAATattgaatgagaaaaaaaaaacttaatcattTGCGCATTCCGATATGATATCGATCTCCCTCTTCATCATCCTCGTCTTCCATGAAAGGTGTAGCTTCAGGAGCACCTTGAACAGGTTCTTGATTGTTGTTACCTGCGGTTTGTTTATTGGCTGATGAGTATTGTTGAACCACAAGAACCGAAGCTTGCATTGTGAAGTTTGATGAAGCTAACGTATCGCCTATAACCCCTAAATCAGGAAAACTACTCCAATCCATTAATCCCGCGGTCACAGGTGTTTCTACTTTATACCCTCTTCCCACAATGTAAAGATCGTAAGAATTGTTCTCTTCCATTTCCATAATCGTTGCGATCGTATCGTGGCCATCCTTAACCACTTTCTCTATATAAGTCACTAACGGATCATTCTTTGTCTTGAAGTTAAACTCGTAAAGGCACTCTTCGTCAATGTGTTTCTCTTTGCCGTACTCAACCCCGGCTGTCCCGGCCGAGACTAAAGCTTCTTGGTTTGGGAGGAATCTCACAACCGTGAGTTTAGCCATTTCTTGTCCCACAATTCTCCAAGCGAAAGCCAGAGCCTCTCGGTCGTCCCGACCTCCAGCGAATATCATCGCTACTTCTTTCTTTGTGGTTTCGCCTCGGAAAGATTCAGACCGGAAAATCATCATGCCACGGTCAACCAAAACCCCAACCGAACAAGGCGCATGGCGCAAAACGTTTTTGTTGATTTCGGCGTGGACATCGTTTCCTTCAGTTAACCGACCGTCTGACATCATATTCTTATGGTAAGGCATTAAAATGAAGCTGACTTGTTTATCCTCAGCCAACAAACTAATATCTTCGTGCATCGTCGCGTAAGGTGAGACCGCGGTGATGGTCTGAACCAGAATCCCGTCGTTGTCCACTTCCAAAGCTGCGAACGTCTCAGCGATCTGATCTGATTCCGCTCTGACTCTGTCCGAAAAGTTAGCTTTAGGTTTGGCTTCATCGTTCATTATGAGCAACGAAGCCGTGGTGCGACCCGTTAGCTCGACTAGGTGGATGGCAACAACGTTAAGAGGAGACCTCTTGGTGGGGTTAGAGAGTAGTAATAGATTGGTTATGCCAGAGACGTTAGGGAGCATGTGGACGCAGGTTAATACTGAAAGCTCTGACTCTCCTCTGTGTTTTTGAATGGTTCGATTTTTGTAGAAaacaattttcttctttggtctGTAAAAAATGGTTAGTAGTGGCTGCACCACTATTGACATCACTAGGAACGCCAACGTCATATGAGTGTACATAATTACGTCCAATGCCTTGGTGTCTCGTCCTGCATTTAGAATGACTAATGCCATGGTTCCTTTGGTATTCATAAGCGAACCAATGGCAAAACCATCACGGAAAGGTATACGCAAGAAGATGGAGCAAACAACCGTAGACAAAATCTTCACCAAAAACGAGGCAGAAATCACCAAAGCCATCGTTCTGACGCTCACGTACTCGGACATGTAACCAAGATCGGCTCTTAGACCGCAAATGATGTAGAAAAGAGGCATAAGTATTCCGGAGATGTAATCGTGGAGCTTCTGTTCGATCATGTTTCGAATAATGTGGTCGTGAGGGATCGAGAGACCGAACAAGAAAGCTCCGGTAATTGACTGGACACCACATAGTTCGGTCATTAAGCTGCAGAGAATAACACCGGCTAGAATGAACCAAACATGAGTTTCATCGACGTGGCCTCCTTTGACGGTGTTGTTGAAGGTCCAAGCTACTGCAGGACGGATCAGGAAGTAGCAGAAAAGGACAAAAGCTGTGATTGATATTAATGAGTATGGCATCATTTCATTCCGTGCACCTTAAAAATTCAATAATGTTTTCGTTAGTACGTACGAGGTACTAATGTGAACCATCACCTTGTGCGTTTGTGAGTTctaaagggggaaaaaaaatcacaaggaaacattaattcatattaattttagttacCTGCTTTGCTAAAACTCGCCATTCCAATAACGAAGAGAATCCAAGTGCTCACATCAGTAACAATGGCTGCACTCATCGCGGTACGTCCCATATCCGAACGCAAGAGCTTGAGATCCGCAAGAATCCTAGCAAGATCAGGGAAATTTGTACAGCCAAATGCAATCGACCAGTAAATACCACCTGCTAGGATCTTGTCGGGGTCTCCGTTACTGGGAAGGTAGTAAAAGCCAGTACCGGCAAGTAAAGCCGCAACGAGGCCAACGATGGCTATGATCACTGGTTTGGTATCTTTGATCTTTATCATCCTCAAGTCCATGCCGAGACCGAGGAGGAAAACGTTGTAAACGAGAGCTAAGTTCGCAAATGTCTCGAGAACCATTGTAAATCTATAAGGGAATAAATTTTCCAGgacccatttttttttgccGAGCACGGACGGGCTGAACAGTAATCCGCACTGCAAATTATttagagaagaagcaaaataatCATTACAATTATCATGTTGTAAAAATACGTACGAGATATATATTTGTACGTGaacaaattctataatttttttttttcattttggtttaCGTTAAAACTCAAAATAGAAATCATAGGAAACTGATATTTGTTTTCGCTAGAACATTAATGAAGTTGATTAGATGACTCACAAGGATTTGAGCGACGAAAGGAGGAAGACGCAGAGGCCGAGTAAAATAGTAGAGAAGGCGGTAGCTGACATTAGCAACACAGAGTTGCGTCACAAAGAAAGGAAGAGCGGCTGTAAGAGAGCTTCCGCTCTCCTCTCCGTTATGATCTCCGACAAGGTCCATTAACGTTTGGTTATAACACATGATATTCCCATACCGAGAGGTACTGACATCATAAAATTCTACTTGAGGAGGTTCAGGATTAACTGAGGAATTGGCCATCGATTTCAAACGGGATACTCTAAAATCCCTCAAGGTTTTTGGCCTTTCCTTGtaacaaaaatgtttttgtgttcAATCATGTCTTTCATTTATTGCATTAATAGGTGAGAGAGCTAGTacctgttttttcttttctttctttttctgtcaaTGCTAATTATAGATTTTTACGGTTTGATGTCAGAGAGGAGGGTACTGCCAttgtagctgttattttttGTATTCTCCTTTGAGGATGAAATTAGTCAAATTTTGTTAGTCTTTCTTGTTTGGGTTGGTCTTAAAGTTACATTTTGTTttcccttgttttttttttcatgtaatgTGCTTTTGATAGATTATTAGTTATAGTAGTATAAGATACTAGGAGagatcttttatttaatttaagaaataaaCTAAAACACAGGGTTGCACATGTAATCATGATGTTGTTGGATCAAGGAATATAGCAAAAATATGACAGCTATATACTAAACACTTTcgaccataaataaaaaaatgagaaagaaatgaaaagcCAAGTCTAGCTGGAAAAGTTAATCCAAATGGCCACCGGCCTCAACAGCCACCGGAGATTCTCCACCGGCCATTACCTTCACAcacaaagtttaaaatatatctgCAACTCTCAATCatatttgacaaaagttttACACTTTTTTAAGGTGATGACTTCAAGTTTAAGCACGTCCAAGACAAGTCCCTTGAGCCTTTTGGCTCTGCAAGAGATGGAAACCAAACGTAAAAGGGCATTATTGTCTTTaacgaaaaagagaaaaaaacgcTCACTTTCACAGCTAAACAGTACCTGGCTATGGTCGATCAAGTGAAAAAGTTGGTGCAGTAGCAATATCAAAATGTAAAGCAGACAACTTTAAAGTTCTAAAAGCAGCAATTTCACATTCTTTTTAACCTACGAGGACCCCATTCATACTCAAAAGGAAGCATCATAAAGCtttgaaaaggagaaaaatatgTAGAGTGACCTTAAGCTCAAGCATGGTTTTCAAAGCAAATGACCCAAGAGAGAATATCTGAAAGAAGTTGATTTGCCGCCATTGCTGCATCTTAAGCTCTAAAACCTGCAAAAACAGTGAAAAGACTTGGAGGAGATTAGAGGTGAGGGAAAGGTCATATTCTAGATAAGAATATCCTGTGGCTTTTCTTGGATTCAGAGTCgccttttcatttctttttgtgattcatctcagtctctctctctccctcaaagAGCTCAATCTTCTCTATCTAAATTACCTTCTCTTTACTTCAACTGCTGCAGGCTCTGAAATATGGTAAGCCTTCCCAAGAACTTTCTGCTGCAtattctatctttttttctaaGATGAGACTATTGAAAGGCTTGTTTTGATAAATAGGGGACTCCAGTAAATATCACACTCGGGTCACATGTCTGGGTCGAGGATCCAGAACTCGCATGGATTAGTGGAGAAGTGATTGAAATCATAGGCACCAATGCCAAAATAGTCACTGCAAATGGGAAGACAGTGAGAAACTACTTTTCATTTGATATAAAACCacacaaaatagaaaagattTTGATCTTTTTACCATGGACCTTTTCCAGGTTGTTGCTAGTATTTCTAGTATATATCCAAAGGATACAGAGGCACCGCCTGCAGGAGTTGACGACATGACTAAACTGGCTTACCTCCATGAGCCAGGGGTCCTCCACAATCTTGATTGCCGTTTTGCTTTAAACGAGATATATGTCAGTAATTTACGACGGATATATCTAAAACATTCCattattcaaacttttgaaaGTCAGTGTTGAGATTATCTAATTGCAAACTCTTGGATAGAACAGACTTACACCGGAAACATCTTGATCGCGGTGAATCCATTCCAAAGACTTCCGCATTTGTATAGTGTCCATATGATGGAGCAATATAAAGGCGCTGCATTTGGAGAGCTAAGCCCGCATCTATTTGCTGTTGCAGATACCAGTTACAGGTAAAAGTTGTTAATCTCTGAGTAGTAGAGACTTTATAAGACATCTACTTTAAAGAACTTAGCTCACCAAAAGCTTAACATATATTACCAGGGCGATGATAAATGAGGCAAGAAGCCAGTCTATTTTGGTCAGTGGAGAGAGTGGAGctggaaaaacagaaacaaccAAAATGCTTATGAGATATCTAGCATTCATGGGAGGCAGATCAGATACTGAAGGAAGAAGTGTTGAACAACAAGTTTTAGAGGTGAGTTACTTGCTCTGATTTTATCTGCTTCGAATAAATGCGTCCACCGTTCTAAATTATTCTGTTTTCAGTCTAATCCAGTGTTAGAAGCTTTTGGGAACGCCAAAACAGTGAAAAACAACAATTCAAGGTGGTGCCTATGAACAGTTACTTTGGAGTTTGGACATACTATTCCTTTTTCTGCTGGCATCTTTTGTTTTGAACTCTTTGTAATTCTTCTCTTGGTTCTCCAACAGTCGGTTTGGAAAATTTGTTGAGATCCAATTTGACAAGCGTGGGAAAATATCTGGAGCTGCAATCCGTACTTATCTTCTCGAACGGTCTCGTGTTTGCCAAGTCTCAGACCCAGAGAGGAACTATCACTGCTTCTACATGCTCTGTGCAGCACCTCCTGAGGTAAGTCTTCAGTAAACAATCCTAAAAGCAATAGAGCTGGAAATATTAGGATACAACGATTGTAACAATATGTTTGATTTTCAGGAAGCTAAGAAATTCAAGGTAGGGGATCCAAGGACGTTTCACTATCTAAACCAGACGAACTGCTACGAGGTTTCAAATGTAGATGATGCAAGAGAGTATATGGAGACCAGAAATGCCATGGACATTGTGGGCATCGGACAAGAGGCACAGGTTTGTCTCCTGAATCTCATTCTTAGGATACATATGATTATAGTTACTTCAAATACTGACCTGAAAAATTCAACTTTAGGATGCAATATTCCGCGTGGTAGCTGCAATCCTCCACCTCGGAAATGTCAATTTTATCAAAGGAGAAGAAGCGGATTCTTCAAAACTCAGGGATGATAAATCAAGATATCATCTTCAAACAGCAGCAGAATTACTCATGTATCTTCAACTAGAAATCCTTACCACTAGACTTTCGAAATCCTGCACAGCTCCTATGGCAATGCTGACAAATTTTGGATTATTCACTTGACGCAGGTGCAATGAGAAGATGATGGAAGATTCACTCTGCAAGCGTGTAATTGTAACTCCGGATGGTAACATCACAAAGCCGCTTGACCCCGAATCGGCAGCTTCAAACCGTGATGCTTTAGCCAAGACAGTATACTCCAGGTTGTTTGACTGGTATGTAAATCCAACCCCTGAAACAAAAATGGATATTATAACAATCATTAGGCAAAGATACTCTGCCCTACACAGGAATTTTAATGGCAGAGAGGTAAGACAGAAACTGCATACACATCATAGGAGAGACCGAACACACCTTTTACTAGATAAACAGTACTCAGTTTGAGCAATCTCCAACCGTGACCTGTGTGCACAACTCAATAATGGCAGGATTGTGGATAAGATCAACAGTTCAATAGGTCAAGACCCGAATGCTAAAAGCTTGATCGGAGTTCTCGACATTTATGGTTTTGAAAGCTTCAAGATCAACAGGTAAACCTGACAGAAATTATAAACCTAAATTATGGGGTACATATAGAACTTATGATCTTATATACCACTATTCGTTTCAAAGTTTTGAGCAGCTATGCATCAATCTCACAAATGAGAAGTTACAACAGCATTTCAATCAGGTAGGAAATAAAATCACTGTAATATGTTCACATTGCAAGCAACTTTTACATGGAACAAAATTTCTCTGCAGCATGTATTCAAGATGGAGCAAGAGGAATACACGAGGGAGGAAATAAACTGGAGTTATGTTGAATTTGTTGATAACCAGGATGTCTTA
This genomic window contains:
- the LOC104789096 gene encoding cation/H(+) antiporter 21-like, whose amino-acid sequence is MVLETFANLALVYNVFLLGLGMDLRMIKIKDTKPVIIAIVGLVAALLAGTGFYYLPSNGDPDKILAGGIYWSIAFGCTNFPDLARILADLKLLRSDMGRTAMSAAIVTDVSTWILFVIGMASFSKAGARNEMMPYSLISITAFVLFCYFLIRPAVAWTFNNTVKGGHVDETHVWFILAGVILCSLMTELCGVQSITGAFLFGLSIPHDHIIRNMIEQKLHDYISGILMPLFYIICGLRADLGYMSEYVSVRTMALVISASFLVKILSTVVCSIFLRIPFRDGFAIGSLMNTKGTMALVILNAGRDTKALDVIMYTHMTLAFLVMSIVVQPLLTIFYRPKKKIVFYKNRTIQKHRGESELSVLTCVHMLPNVSGITNLLLLSNPTKRSPLNVVAIHLVELTGRTTASLLIMNDEAKPKANFSDRVRAESDQIAETFAALEVDNDGILVQTITAVSPYATMHEDISLLAEDKQVSFILMPYHKNMMSDGRLTEGNDVHAEINKNVLRHAPCSVGVLVDRGMMIFRSESFRGETTKKEVAMIFAGGRDDREALAFAWRIVGQEMAKLTVVRFLPNQEALVSAGTAGVEYGKEKHIDEECLYEFNFKTKNDPLVTYIEKVVKDGHDTIATIMEMEENNSYDLYIVGRGYKVETPVTAGLMDWSSFPDLGVIGDTLASSNFTMQASVLVVQQYSSANKQTAGNNNQEPVQGAPEATPFMEDEDDEEGDRYHIGMRK